The following DNA comes from Hippoglossus hippoglossus isolate fHipHip1 chromosome 12, fHipHip1.pri, whole genome shotgun sequence.
GTCTCCAAAAGATAAgtcaaaatatctcagatacaaacgcGTCCATCTTGAGGTGATGACTAGACTGTGCAGTATTGGTCGTGGAGTGAAGCTCCTGTTGATTGatgctctcgaccaatcaggagtcagtgtcagttgtcaatcatgacgtctcagcctgtttttatatcatcaaataactgattcaaaccaaactgatcagaaacttgaacaaagagatgagaacgacctgaaatgacagaaaccatctttacaaacatttatttaacgtctactttgatttcttagtttggttcatgtcccatctgctaacatggaggaggtttatgagctatactgcagccagacaccagggggcgatcgtaatactttggcttcacttttgggagcagtcttgtcgtccatcttcattgACAGTCTGTGATTCCTGGAGTCACTGCACCAGTGTCGATATTCATCCAAAACATTGAGCTGCtcatttaatgtcattttctctgcaaagagaagaagagtaaGAGTTTGTTTTATCCAGCTCCTGCGTCGTTGTTCCTAAACCATCGACTCCTCCAGATTCCTGCTCAGCAGCTTGTGTCTGCTCACAGTCCCGAGACTGAACCTGCAGCACAATCTAATGTTTCATCTGATTTTTACTCGTCTCCTCATCACTCGATACCTCGGAGTGTCTGGTACATTTGTTTGGGTAAAATCACGTATCCCTCGCCAAACGCTGCGGGCGCCTCCCGCGCGGCCCTGGGCACCTTGCAGACGGCCTTCAGCCTCTTCAGCTGTCGCTCCTGCCGCCGACACTTCTGCTGCGTCGTCTTCAGCTTCTTCCTCAGACGCTCCAGCTGATCCTCCAGCTGCTCGATGCGCCTCTTCTGCCTCACAGAGTCCTCCGCCGTGTAGTTGTGGTCGCAGGACACCACCATCGTGTCGGGCAGGCTCCTCCCAGGCTCagggtcctcctcctccaccgggtcagaggtcagcggcagagagagagggaagtggaTCTCTGAGGGGAACGGAGTCTCCAGAGACTCCGACTGTCGGacacagaacacacaaaagTTCTGTCGCTGCTTCCTCTGAAGCAAAGAAGGTGTGAAACAGTCTGATCTCCAGTTCTACTCTGACATCATCTTTCAATACATTTTGACCAAATATATGTTTTCTAGAAACTTAACTGAAGTAAAGTTTGAAGAACATGATGGTCGTCCTTTACATTGTTTCTACACAAGTTGAAGACAAAGTGGGACCTTTGTGAAACAGTGCTAATGCAAAGCACAGCTGATAAAGGAGCCTTTAGCTCAAACCTGTGGAGTTCCCCTGGTAGTTCGGTCGGAGCAAAGTCGGAAAAACGTTCCCACCACAAACAAACTTATTCGATATTTTGTTTGGAACCGAAACACGACCTCTAAAGAGTCTCTGTGCTGTTCAGCTGATTCCACACGACATAAATACATGAAGGAAACGTCACAGTATGTGTGGGGTGCGGTAGAACCAAGTCGAGTGACTGGGTTCACACCTGCCGCATCAAACTCACGTCTGATTGTACCGGAATAAAAAGTGCAGGTGAGAAAAAGCTGTCAAACATCATATGAATGAGAAAGTGTAAATAAAACGATTAAACCTCTAGTTTAATGACATTGATCTGCAGACACACTTCAGTCAGGACTCGAGTGTGTGGACTGTTCACCTTGATGCTGAGGCTGAAGGTGAAAAGTGACGGCACGGCGTTCTCCTTCAACACTCGGTTGTTGCACTCTCTCTTGAAGCAGTCTTCGGTGAAATGCTGTGAGCAGATGTTGCTGTACTTCGTCGGCTTAAAGTTGTTCCTCCTCATCGCTGCCACCCACTTCCCACAAACATCTGGACGCGCCA
Coding sequences within:
- the LOC117771443 gene encoding THAP domain-containing protein 1-like, with protein sequence MRRNNFKPTKYSNICSQHFTEDCFKRECNNRVLKENAVPSLFTFSLSIKSESLETPFPSEIHFPLSLPLTSDPVEEEDPEPGRSLPDTMVVSCDHNYTAEDSVRQKRRIEQLEDQLERLRKKLKTTQQKCRRQERQLKRLKAVCKVPRAAREAPAAFGEGYVILPKQMYQTLRGIE